Proteins encoded within one genomic window of Mycolicibacterium monacense:
- a CDS encoding DUF899 domain-containing protein has product MAADHLPPIVSRSEWEHARAELLVREKELMRLKDEVSAARRRLPMVEVVEPYVFDTESGPVGLIDLFDGRRQLIVQHFMFGRDWEQGCEGCSMMADHLGPLSHLHAKDTSLVLVSRAPLGKLLAFRDRMGWDLPWVSSGASTFNEDFHVTVDGEERHGISVFLRDGDRVFHTWSTYKRGEEPFMVVFDLLDLTPYGRQETWEDSPAGWPQRPPYEWIRLHDAY; this is encoded by the coding sequence ATGGCCGCCGACCACCTTCCTCCGATCGTCTCGCGCTCGGAGTGGGAGCACGCCCGCGCCGAACTGCTGGTTCGGGAGAAGGAGCTGATGAGGCTGAAGGACGAGGTGAGTGCGGCGCGGCGCCGCCTGCCCATGGTCGAGGTGGTCGAACCGTATGTGTTCGACACCGAGAGCGGCCCGGTCGGCCTGATCGACCTGTTCGACGGCCGGCGCCAGCTGATCGTGCAGCACTTCATGTTCGGCCGCGACTGGGAGCAGGGTTGTGAGGGCTGCTCGATGATGGCCGACCACCTCGGCCCGCTGTCGCACCTGCACGCCAAGGACACCTCGTTGGTGCTGGTGTCCCGTGCACCGCTCGGCAAGCTGCTCGCCTTCCGTGACCGGATGGGTTGGGATCTGCCGTGGGTGTCCTCCGGCGCGTCGACGTTCAACGAGGACTTCCACGTGACGGTCGACGGGGAGGAGCGCCACGGCATCAGCGTGTTCCTGCGCGACGGGGACCGGGTGTTCCACACCTGGTCGACCTACAAACGCGGCGAGGAACCGTTCATGGTCGTGTTCGACCTGCTCGACCTCACCCCGTACGGCCGTCAGGAGACCTGGGAGGACTCGCCCGCCGGGTGGCCCCAGCGACCGCCCTACGAGTGGATCCGCCTGCACGACGCGTATTGA
- a CDS encoding LLM class flavin-dependent oxidoreductase — translation MTLPVMEPDLDSATLRAWARVIDEGPFSALCWGERIAFDNPESLTLLGAVAAWTERVRLVTTVIVPQLHDPVMLAKALATGDLISGGRLTVGIGVGGRHEDYEAVGADPATQTMRQLAERVAVMKRVWAGEKVTESVLPVGPPPVQVGGPPLLVGTIGPKTVRSAAAWADGMAGTILDLDPVKQNELFDVARTAWADAGKPRPHLATSFWFALGDRDEARAQVHRHLRRYMNWIPGEYVDAMAPATGFAGTEDDLLAVLEQFERIGTDEVHLIPTSSDVEQLTRIADVVKDRV, via the coding sequence ATGACCCTGCCGGTGATGGAACCCGATCTCGACTCCGCGACGCTGCGCGCGTGGGCCCGGGTGATCGACGAGGGGCCGTTCTCCGCGCTGTGCTGGGGTGAGCGGATCGCCTTCGACAACCCCGAGAGCCTGACCCTGCTCGGTGCGGTGGCGGCGTGGACGGAGCGCGTCCGGTTGGTGACGACGGTGATCGTGCCCCAGTTGCACGATCCGGTCATGCTCGCCAAGGCGCTCGCGACCGGAGACCTCATCAGCGGTGGCCGGTTGACGGTGGGGATCGGCGTCGGCGGCAGGCACGAGGACTACGAGGCGGTCGGCGCGGATCCGGCGACGCAGACCATGCGGCAGCTGGCGGAGCGGGTCGCGGTGATGAAGCGGGTCTGGGCGGGGGAGAAGGTGACAGAGTCGGTGCTGCCGGTGGGGCCGCCGCCGGTGCAGGTGGGTGGCCCGCCGCTGCTGGTCGGCACCATCGGACCCAAGACGGTGCGCAGCGCGGCGGCGTGGGCCGACGGCATGGCCGGCACCATCCTCGACCTCGACCCGGTCAAGCAGAACGAGTTGTTCGACGTCGCGCGCACCGCCTGGGCGGACGCGGGTAAACCGCGGCCACACCTGGCGACGTCGTTCTGGTTCGCCCTCGGTGACCGGGACGAGGCGCGGGCGCAGGTGCATCGGCATCTGCGCCGCTACATGAACTGGATCCCGGGTGAGTACGTCGACGCGATGGCCCCGGCGACGGGGTTCGCCGGCACCGAGGACGATCTGCTCGCGGTGCTCGAGCAGTTCGAGCGGATCGGTACCGACGAGGTGCACCTGATCCCGACCAGCTCGGACGTCGAGCAGCTGACCCGGATCGCCGACGTGGTGAAAGACCGGGTGTAG